A region from the Agrococcus sp. SL85 genome encodes:
- a CDS encoding glycosyltransferase, whose product MRPEPFGAPHEAPLRIAMVSMHTSPADRPGKGDAGGLNVLVLESARALAGRGHRVDLFTRSAGAAHTEPIAPGVALHALETGGGIVRKHDLPNLADAFGEELRRMAQTATTPYDVLHAHYWLSGLAALPVSLALGIPIVQTFHTLAEEKNRSLAEGDRPEPERRVRTERYLAHEVDAIAAVSRAEVDALCDGVGAAAERVWLVPPAVDTALFQPASVDAREDVRARLGVRAEDRLVVCVGRVQPLKGQDLAVRMLQHLPGAVLVLAGDATPGAERYLDSLHDLARETGVTGRVRHIGSLERPALAQLLDAADVVVVPSRTESFGLVPLEAAASGTPVVAARVGGLLESVVDGETGVLVEGRDPERWAAAVASILDDEDLRLELGLAGRRAAARRDWQDVALELEGVYRAVGASRAAR is encoded by the coding sequence ATGCGCCCCGAGCCCTTCGGCGCGCCTCACGAGGCGCCGCTGCGGATCGCGATGGTGTCGATGCACACCTCGCCCGCCGACCGACCCGGCAAGGGCGACGCGGGCGGCCTCAACGTGCTCGTGCTCGAGAGCGCGCGTGCCCTCGCCGGCCGCGGGCACCGCGTCGACCTCTTCACCCGCTCCGCCGGCGCCGCGCACACCGAGCCGATCGCCCCCGGCGTGGCGCTGCACGCGCTCGAGACGGGCGGCGGCATCGTGCGCAAGCACGACCTCCCGAACCTCGCCGACGCCTTCGGCGAGGAGCTCCGGCGCATGGCCCAGACGGCGACGACGCCCTACGACGTCCTCCACGCGCACTACTGGCTGTCGGGGCTCGCGGCGCTGCCGGTCTCGCTCGCGCTCGGCATCCCCATCGTGCAGACCTTCCACACGCTCGCCGAGGAGAAGAACCGCAGCCTCGCCGAAGGCGACCGCCCCGAGCCCGAGCGCCGCGTGCGCACGGAGCGCTACCTCGCGCACGAGGTCGACGCGATCGCGGCCGTCTCGCGCGCCGAGGTCGACGCGCTCTGCGACGGCGTCGGCGCCGCGGCCGAGCGCGTGTGGCTCGTGCCGCCCGCCGTCGACACCGCGCTCTTCCAGCCCGCGTCGGTCGACGCGCGCGAGGACGTCCGGGCGCGGCTCGGCGTGCGCGCCGAGGACCGCCTCGTCGTCTGCGTGGGGCGCGTCCAGCCGCTGAAGGGGCAGGACCTCGCGGTGCGGATGCTGCAGCACCTGCCCGGTGCGGTGCTCGTGCTCGCGGGCGACGCGACGCCGGGCGCCGAGCGCTACCTCGACTCGCTCCACGACCTCGCGCGCGAGACGGGCGTCACGGGGCGCGTGCGCCACATCGGCAGCCTCGAGCGGCCCGCGCTCGCGCAGCTGCTCGATGCGGCCGACGTCGTGGTCGTGCCGAGCCGCACGGAGTCGTTCGGGCTGGTGCCGCTCGAGGCGGCGGCGAGCGGCACGCCCGTGGTCGCGGCGCGCGTCGGCGGCCTCCTGGAGTCGGTGGTCGACGGCGAGACGGGCGTGCTCGTGGAGGGCCGCGATCCCGAGCGGTGGGCGGCGGCCGTCGCCTCGATCCTCGACGACGAGGACCTGCGGCTCGAGCTCGGCCTCGCGGGCCGCAGGGCGGCGGCCCGCCGCGACTGGCAGGACGTCGCCCTCGAGCTCGAGGGCGTCTACCGCGCCGTCGGCGCGAGCCGCGCCGCCCGCTAG
- a CDS encoding uracil-DNA glycosylase, protein MDAAQPLAPPVDAGWAAALAEVEPRLRAIAERLEADAVAGRAWLPAPERVLRALELPLEAVRVLVVGQDPYPTPGHPVGLSFAVDRRVRPLPRSLQNVYRELHDDLGIAPPAHGDLSAWAEQGVLLLNRVLTVPAGEAGGHGGRRGMGWEAVTEAAIRALVARRDAAGRAVPLVAILWGAQAQSLLPILEGAEGVDAIASAHPSPLSARRGFFGSRPFSRANAALAARGAAPIDWRIPEDPEAPARLDVGA, encoded by the coding sequence GTGGACGCAGCGCAGCCGCTCGCCCCGCCCGTCGACGCGGGCTGGGCCGCGGCGCTCGCGGAGGTCGAGCCGCGGCTGCGGGCGATCGCGGAGCGGCTGGAGGCGGACGCGGTGGCCGGTCGCGCCTGGCTGCCGGCGCCCGAGCGGGTGCTGCGCGCGCTCGAGCTGCCGCTCGAGGCGGTGCGCGTGCTCGTGGTCGGCCAGGACCCGTACCCGACGCCCGGGCACCCCGTGGGCCTCTCGTTCGCCGTCGACCGGCGCGTGCGGCCGCTGCCGCGCTCGCTGCAGAACGTCTACCGCGAGCTGCACGACGACCTCGGCATCGCGCCGCCCGCGCACGGCGACCTCTCGGCCTGGGCCGAGCAGGGCGTGCTGCTGCTCAACCGCGTGCTCACGGTGCCCGCGGGCGAGGCGGGCGGCCACGGCGGTCGCCGCGGGATGGGCTGGGAGGCCGTGACCGAGGCCGCGATCCGAGCGCTCGTCGCGCGCCGCGACGCCGCGGGGCGGGCCGTGCCGCTCGTCGCGATCCTGTGGGGCGCGCAGGCGCAGTCGCTCCTGCCGATCCTCGAGGGCGCCGAGGGCGTCGACGCCATCGCCTCCGCGCATCCCTCGCCGCTCTCGGCCCGCCGCGGCTTCTTCGGCTCGCGGCCGTTCTCGCGCGCGAACGCGGCGCTCGCGGCGCGGGGCGCGGCGCCGATCGACTGGCGGATCCCGGAGGATCCCGAGGCGCCCGCCCGGCTCGACGTGGGAGCATGA
- a CDS encoding GNAT family N-acetyltransferase, giving the protein MLPEEYERRRVLPQHLKAPEHREPDFSWTIRRAEPGDLPAVRDIYKHYVLNSTVTFDERPKTLGQWRRTLREATELQLPFLVAVSATGTLVGYAIAQPWKQRAAYRHTVESSVYLAPAAAGRGLGKALMVALMDATRERKVREMIAVIADQGAEASIALHRRLGFEEIGRMGRVGLKFGRELGIILMQASLRKRR; this is encoded by the coding sequence ATGCTGCCCGAGGAGTACGAGCGCCGGCGGGTCCTCCCGCAGCACCTGAAGGCGCCCGAGCACCGCGAGCCCGACTTCTCCTGGACGATCCGGCGCGCCGAGCCCGGCGACCTCCCGGCGGTGCGCGACATCTACAAGCACTACGTGCTCAACAGCACCGTCACCTTCGACGAGCGGCCCAAGACGCTCGGCCAGTGGCGCCGCACGCTGCGCGAGGCGACCGAGCTGCAGCTGCCGTTCCTCGTGGCGGTGAGCGCGACGGGCACGCTCGTCGGCTACGCGATCGCGCAGCCCTGGAAGCAGCGCGCCGCCTACCGGCACACGGTCGAGTCGTCGGTCTACCTCGCGCCCGCCGCCGCGGGCCGAGGCCTCGGCAAGGCACTCATGGTCGCGCTCATGGATGCGACGCGCGAGCGCAAGGTGCGCGAGATGATCGCCGTGATCGCCGATCAGGGGGCCGAGGCCTCCATCGCACTGCACCGCCGCCTCGGCTTCGAGGAGATCGGGCGGATGGGCCGCGTGGGCCTGAAGTTCGGCCGCGAGCTGGGCATCATCCTCATGCAGGCCTCGCTGCGCAAGCGCCGCTGA
- a CDS encoding Type 1 glutamine amidotransferase-like domain-containing protein: MSIHLLGGGWADDETAWTGRFVQEARERAGGPPTIAVVLWAEAEADGAQWHDDYRQDLAKLGAGEVRIVQLHAGRMLEPTDLGGADGIFVGGGLTPGYHAAVMPAADTIRGLVASGVPYAGFSAGAMIAGDVALLGGWRIGGVAVTQRASGEGLDEVTLDAGLGLVDLVVDVHVAQYGNLGRVVAIASSGLAERVVGIDEDTSLIVGPGGLEVAGLGNVWTATQDGDRVSVAVLAATA; encoded by the coding sequence ATGAGCATCCATCTCCTGGGCGGCGGCTGGGCCGACGACGAGACCGCGTGGACCGGCCGCTTCGTGCAGGAGGCGCGCGAGCGCGCGGGCGGGCCGCCGACGATCGCGGTGGTGCTGTGGGCGGAGGCCGAGGCCGACGGCGCGCAGTGGCACGACGACTACCGGCAGGACCTCGCGAAGCTCGGCGCGGGCGAGGTGCGCATCGTGCAGCTGCACGCCGGCCGCATGCTCGAGCCCACCGACCTCGGCGGCGCCGACGGCATCTTCGTCGGCGGCGGCCTCACCCCCGGCTACCACGCTGCCGTCATGCCCGCCGCCGACACCATCCGGGGGCTCGTCGCCTCCGGCGTGCCCTACGCGGGCTTCTCGGCCGGCGCGATGATCGCGGGCGACGTCGCGCTGCTGGGCGGCTGGCGCATCGGGGGCGTCGCGGTGACGCAGCGGGCCTCGGGCGAGGGCCTCGACGAGGTCACGCTCGACGCGGGCCTCGGCCTCGTCGACCTCGTCGTCGACGTGCACGTCGCGCAGTACGGCAACCTCGGTCGCGTCGTGGCGATCGCCTCCTCGGGCCTCGCGGAGCGCGTGGTCGGCATCGACGAGGACACCTCGCTCATCGTCGGCCCCGGCGGCCTCGAGGTCGCGGGCCTCGGCAACGTGTGGACGGCGACGCAGGACGGCGACCGCGTCTCGGTCGCGGTGCTCGCCGCGACCGCCTGA
- a CDS encoding crotonase/enoyl-CoA hydratase family protein, with the protein MTSQPSPRVRVERDGPILRIALDRVDKRNAADERMLQELALAYGELDRDPTLRVGLVHAMGDHFTGGLDLGDVAPKLAAGTLQVVPEGGLDPWGVQSRQVSKPVVLAVQGTCLTLGIELALASDVVVAADSTTFAQLEVARGIVPFGGATLRFPRLGWGDAMRWILTGDRFDAAEALRIGLVQEVVPVGTELERAAALAGRIAAQAPLAVQAALASARAALPDASAAAADLVPTTRRLAGTRDARRAAESYLTGTPVAFEGD; encoded by the coding sequence ATGACCTCGCAGCCGAGTCCCCGCGTCCGCGTCGAGCGCGACGGCCCCATCCTCCGCATCGCCCTCGACCGGGTCGACAAGCGCAACGCCGCCGATGAGCGGATGCTGCAGGAGCTCGCGCTCGCCTACGGCGAGCTCGACCGCGACCCGACGCTCCGCGTGGGCCTCGTGCACGCGATGGGCGACCACTTCACGGGCGGCCTCGACCTCGGCGACGTCGCGCCGAAGCTCGCCGCGGGCACCCTGCAGGTGGTGCCGGAGGGCGGCCTCGACCCGTGGGGCGTGCAGAGCCGCCAGGTGTCGAAGCCCGTCGTGCTCGCCGTGCAGGGCACCTGCCTCACGCTCGGCATCGAGCTCGCGCTCGCGAGCGACGTCGTCGTCGCCGCCGACTCGACGACCTTCGCGCAGCTCGAGGTCGCGCGCGGCATCGTGCCCTTCGGCGGCGCGACGCTGCGCTTCCCGCGCCTCGGCTGGGGCGACGCGATGCGCTGGATCCTCACGGGCGACCGCTTCGACGCCGCCGAGGCGCTGCGGATCGGCCTCGTGCAGGAGGTGGTGCCCGTGGGCACCGAGCTCGAGCGCGCGGCGGCGCTCGCCGGGCGCATCGCCGCGCAGGCGCCGCTCGCCGTGCAGGCGGCGCTCGCGTCGGCGCGCGCGGCGCTCCCGGACGCCTCGGCCGCCGCCGCCGACCTCGTGCCCACCACGCGCCGCCTCGCCGGCACCCGCGACGCCCGCCGCGCCGCCGAGTCCTACCTCACGGGCACCCCCGTCGCCTTCGAGGGCGACTGA
- the cofD gene encoding 2-phospho-L-lactate transferase → MTGTRQRIAVLAGGVGGARFALGLREAAPEADIAIVANVGDDVWLAGVKVCPDLDSLLYALAGVGDTERGWGRAGESERVAAELAAYGVGWPWFTLGDLDLGTHLARTAMLRDGATLTEATARLAARWPLGARLLPVTDDEVPTHVVTDEGVLHFEEWWVRTRAQLRAHRFVQHGVERARITEAARAAIADADVVVVAPSNPVVSIGTILGVPGVRDALATAAAPVVGVSPIIGGQAVRGMAAACLETIGVAPDAAAVGLHHGARSAGGVLDAWLVAEEDAAAVPALEAAGIRAAAAPLWLTPGGPAAQVARDALALADAVR, encoded by the coding sequence ATGACCGGGACGAGGCAGAGGATCGCCGTGCTCGCGGGCGGCGTGGGCGGGGCGCGGTTCGCCCTCGGGCTCCGCGAGGCCGCCCCGGAGGCCGACATCGCGATCGTCGCGAACGTCGGCGACGACGTGTGGCTCGCGGGGGTGAAGGTGTGCCCCGACCTCGACTCGCTGCTCTACGCGCTCGCGGGCGTCGGCGACACCGAGCGCGGCTGGGGCCGCGCCGGCGAGAGCGAGCGCGTGGCCGCGGAGCTCGCGGCCTACGGCGTCGGCTGGCCGTGGTTCACGCTCGGCGACCTCGACCTCGGCACGCACCTCGCCCGCACGGCGATGCTCCGCGACGGCGCGACCCTCACCGAGGCGACGGCGCGGCTCGCTGCGCGCTGGCCGCTCGGCGCGCGCCTGCTGCCCGTCACCGACGACGAGGTGCCCACCCACGTCGTCACCGACGAGGGCGTGCTGCACTTCGAGGAGTGGTGGGTGCGCACGCGGGCGCAGCTGCGCGCGCACCGCTTCGTGCAGCACGGGGTGGAGCGGGCCAGGATCACGGAGGCGGCGCGCGCCGCGATCGCGGACGCCGACGTCGTGGTCGTGGCGCCCTCGAACCCCGTCGTGTCGATCGGCACCATCCTCGGCGTGCCGGGCGTGCGCGACGCGCTCGCGACGGCCGCGGCGCCCGTCGTGGGCGTCTCGCCGATCATCGGCGGCCAGGCGGTGCGCGGCATGGCCGCGGCGTGCCTCGAGACGATCGGCGTCGCTCCGGATGCGGCCGCCGTGGGCCTGCACCACGGCGCGCGCTCGGCCGGCGGTGTGCTCGACGCCTGGCTCGTGGCCGAGGAGGACGCCGCCGCGGTGCCGGCGCTCGAGGCCGCGGGCATCCGCGCCGCCGCCGCCCCGCTGTGGCTCACGCCGGGCGGACCGGCCGCGCAGGTCGCGCGCGACGCGCTCGCGCTGGCCGACGCGGTCCGGTAG
- a CDS encoding ABC transporter ATP-binding protein, translating into MHLARALAQQPRLLLLDEPTNHLDVAAQLDLLALARRIAADVPVVMTLHDLALAATHADRVVLLDGGRVLAEGAPAEVLTASRIRAAYGVEATIDAAPEGVAIRYRRLEDR; encoded by the coding sequence GTGCACCTCGCCCGCGCGCTCGCGCAGCAGCCGCGGCTGCTGCTGCTCGACGAGCCCACCAACCACCTCGACGTCGCGGCGCAGCTCGACCTGCTCGCGCTCGCGCGGCGCATCGCGGCCGACGTGCCGGTCGTCATGACGCTGCACGACCTCGCGCTCGCCGCGACGCACGCCGACCGCGTGGTGCTGCTCGACGGCGGGCGCGTGCTCGCCGAGGGGGCGCCCGCCGAGGTGCTCACGGCCTCCCGCATCCGCGCCGCCTACGGCGTCGAGGCCACGATCGACGCGGCGCCCGAGGGCGTCGCCATCCGCTACCGCAGGCTGGAGGACCGATGA
- a CDS encoding GNAT family N-acetyltransferase, with the protein MRIELTTPSVGDLPALASALDGWQPDDVALQLHAGDLGWHTRLGAAATAAALRVWRADGAAAAIGLLDGPGLARLGVAPALADDAALAARVADDLHDPDAGMLPAGDAAVEARLAPALHAALARLGWVEDDPWTPLVRDLAAPVEPHGLALEVVDGETSRDGFGAVVAAAFGTRPAPERWTALAASPLASRATSLLARVDGAPAAAVTVWSAGEGRQGILEPMGVDPAFRGRGLGRAIVLAAADALRSQGASSAAVATETANVGGVAAYRSAGFRALPESRDLLRP; encoded by the coding sequence ATGCGCATCGAGCTGACCACGCCGTCCGTCGGCGACCTCCCGGCGCTCGCGAGCGCGCTCGACGGGTGGCAGCCCGACGACGTCGCGCTGCAGCTGCACGCGGGCGACCTCGGCTGGCACACGAGGCTCGGCGCGGCGGCGACCGCGGCGGCGCTGCGCGTGTGGCGCGCCGATGGCGCCGCGGCGGCCATCGGGCTGCTCGACGGGCCGGGGCTCGCGCGACTCGGCGTCGCGCCGGCGCTCGCCGACGACGCGGCGCTCGCGGCGCGCGTCGCCGACGACCTCCACGACCCGGATGCAGGGATGCTGCCCGCGGGCGACGCCGCGGTCGAGGCGCGGCTCGCGCCCGCGCTGCACGCGGCGCTCGCGCGGCTCGGCTGGGTCGAGGACGACCCGTGGACGCCGCTCGTGCGCGACCTCGCCGCGCCGGTCGAGCCGCACGGCCTCGCCCTCGAGGTCGTCGACGGCGAGACCTCGCGCGACGGGTTCGGCGCGGTCGTCGCGGCAGCCTTCGGCACCAGGCCGGCGCCCGAGCGGTGGACGGCGCTCGCGGCGAGCCCGCTGGCGAGCCGGGCCACGAGCCTCCTCGCGCGCGTCGACGGCGCGCCCGCGGCGGCGGTGACGGTGTGGTCGGCGGGGGAGGGCCGGCAGGGCATCCTGGAGCCGATGGGCGTCGATCCCGCGTTCCGCGGTCGCGGGCTCGGCCGGGCGATCGTGCTCGCAGCGGCCGATGCGCTGCGGAGCCAGGGCGCGTCGAGCGCGGCGGTCGCGACCGAGACCGCCAACGTCGGGGGCGTCGCGGCCTACCGCTCGGCCGGCTTCCGTGCCCTCCCGGAGTCGCGCGACCTCCTGCGCCCCTGA
- the cofC gene encoding 2-phospho-L-lactate guanylyltransferase, whose translation MRWTVVLPVKGQAGKSRLDAGDARAALAVAFARDAIAAALACEAVERVVVVTGDDAVTAGLDGVEVVADPEAGLRPAIEAGLATLAPEAPAAVVLGDLPALTPDALGQALELAAEEHRSFVPDALATGTTMLAALRADALRPRFGEGSAARHRAEGHVALPIPAASGLRVDVDEASPTCTWRSTSASAPTRAPCSPARTSPTPPDRRARRTAEARLTAARGGRPRAPTGPRRPARARRARPARPVRPA comes from the coding sequence ATGCGCTGGACGGTCGTGCTCCCCGTGAAGGGCCAGGCCGGCAAGTCGCGCCTCGACGCGGGCGACGCCCGCGCCGCGCTCGCCGTCGCCTTCGCGCGCGACGCGATCGCCGCGGCCCTCGCGTGCGAGGCGGTGGAGCGCGTCGTGGTCGTGACCGGCGACGACGCGGTGACCGCCGGGCTCGACGGCGTCGAGGTCGTCGCCGATCCGGAGGCGGGCCTCCGCCCCGCGATCGAGGCGGGCCTCGCGACGCTCGCGCCCGAGGCGCCGGCCGCGGTCGTGCTGGGCGACCTGCCGGCGCTCACGCCCGACGCCCTCGGCCAGGCGCTCGAGCTCGCGGCCGAGGAGCACCGCTCGTTCGTGCCGGACGCCCTCGCGACGGGCACGACGATGCTCGCGGCCCTGCGGGCGGATGCGCTGCGGCCGCGCTTCGGCGAGGGCTCGGCCGCCAGGCACCGCGCCGAGGGGCACGTGGCGCTGCCGATCCCGGCCGCCTCGGGGCTGCGGGTCGACGTCGACGAGGCCTCGCCGACCTGCACGTGGCGCTCGACCTCGGCGTCGGCGCCCACACGCGCGCCGTGCTCGCCGGCGCGCACGTCACCGACGCCGCCTGACCGCCGCGCGCGGCGGACGGCCGAGGCCCGCCTGACCGCCGCGCGCGGCGGACGGCCGCGGGCCCCTACCGGACCGCGTCGGCCAGCGCGAGCGCGTCGCGCGCGACCTGCGCGGCCGGTCCGCCCGGCGTGA
- a CDS encoding PspA/IM30 family protein, whose translation MSKQSILGRIAQLAKANINALLDQAEDPQKMLDQMVRDYTNSIAEAEAAIAQTIGNLRLQEQDHQEDVRAAEDWGRKALAASQRADELRASGSPDAAKFDNLAKVAIGKQMQAEQEARSAEPSIQSQNEVVDKLKAGLETMKGKLDQLKSKRSELIARAKVAEAQSQVHDAVRSIDILDPTSEIGRFEDKIRREEAKVLGQQELAASSLDAQFEALEDVGRETEIEARLAALKHGGGQLGAGRQQGALGAAGQSQAHGDAVEAEVVDR comes from the coding sequence ATGTCCAAGCAGTCCATCCTCGGCCGCATCGCGCAGCTCGCGAAGGCCAACATCAACGCGCTCCTCGACCAGGCCGAGGACCCGCAGAAGATGCTCGACCAGATGGTGCGCGACTACACGAACTCGATCGCCGAGGCCGAGGCCGCCATCGCGCAGACGATCGGCAACCTGCGCCTCCAGGAGCAGGACCACCAGGAGGACGTGCGCGCCGCCGAGGACTGGGGCCGCAAGGCGCTCGCCGCGAGCCAGCGCGCCGACGAGCTGCGCGCCTCCGGCTCGCCCGACGCCGCGAAGTTCGACAACCTCGCGAAGGTCGCCATCGGCAAGCAGATGCAGGCCGAGCAGGAGGCGCGCTCCGCCGAGCCCTCGATCCAGTCGCAGAACGAGGTGGTCGACAAGCTGAAGGCCGGCCTCGAGACGATGAAGGGCAAGCTCGACCAGCTCAAGTCGAAGCGCTCCGAGCTCATCGCGCGCGCGAAGGTCGCCGAGGCGCAGTCGCAGGTGCACGACGCGGTGCGGTCGATCGACATCCTCGACCCCACGAGCGAGATCGGCCGCTTCGAGGACAAGATCCGCCGCGAGGAGGCGAAGGTGCTCGGCCAGCAGGAGCTCGCCGCCTCGTCGCTCGACGCGCAGTTCGAGGCCCTCGAGGACGTGGGCCGCGAGACCGAGATCGAGGCGCGCCTCGCCGCGCTGAAGCACGGCGGCGGCCAGCTGGGCGCCGGCCGGCAGCAGGGCGCCCTCGGCGCCGCCGGGCAGAGCCAGGCGCACGGCGACGCCGTCGAGGCGGAGGTCGTCGACCGCTGA
- a CDS encoding amidase, translating into MTAIHELGALELWRLLHARELSAVEVAEHQLERIGRLDEANAFVHVDPELALLRARAADDAEDRTGLLHGVPFADKHLGMRAGQPADLASLAFAGRVGDATDPVAGVLDAAGGVTLGRTAAPELGFAGYTRSALHGTTTLPGHPHLHAGGSSGGAAAAVAQGLVPFAPGSDGGGSIRIPAATCGLVGLKPTRGRIPAQGGVGQVGGLVTAGPIARSVIDAALLADALIGRVNGRVPHTTTLRSPEHDDGSLLAAAVRGEGRFRVAVLTGGTPWDEVADIRIAPEASDAVAATIAALEAAGHEVGEVALPDATGYAAAFTALWQGGAATVPVPREERHLLEPLARWIIEGSDHLGAGGLASAQLWATDFERRVLAAFAPWDAVLTPATALTPRPLEWYPFEDGEADFHAQVLHTPHTSFVNLTGLPAITLPVSRTGDGLPMGVQLIGRPGEEATLLAIGRQLERRIPWERRVVDRMRA; encoded by the coding sequence GTGACCGCGATCCACGAGCTCGGCGCGCTCGAGCTCTGGCGCCTCCTGCACGCGCGCGAGCTGAGCGCCGTCGAGGTCGCCGAGCACCAGCTCGAGCGCATCGGCAGGCTCGACGAGGCGAACGCCTTCGTCCACGTCGACCCGGAGCTCGCGCTGCTGCGTGCCCGCGCGGCCGACGACGCGGAGGACCGCACGGGTCTCCTGCACGGCGTGCCCTTCGCCGACAAGCACCTCGGGATGCGCGCCGGCCAGCCGGCCGACCTCGCCTCGCTCGCCTTCGCGGGGCGCGTCGGCGACGCGACCGACCCCGTCGCGGGCGTGCTCGACGCCGCGGGCGGCGTGACGCTCGGTCGCACCGCGGCACCCGAGCTCGGCTTCGCCGGCTACACGCGCTCCGCGCTCCACGGCACGACGACGCTGCCGGGGCATCCGCACCTCCACGCGGGCGGCTCCTCGGGCGGCGCGGCGGCCGCGGTCGCGCAGGGCCTCGTGCCGTTCGCGCCCGGTTCCGACGGCGGCGGCTCGATCCGCATCCCGGCGGCCACGTGCGGCCTCGTGGGGCTGAAGCCCACGCGCGGCCGCATCCCCGCGCAGGGCGGCGTCGGCCAGGTGGGCGGGCTCGTCACCGCGGGCCCGATCGCGCGCTCCGTCATCGATGCCGCGCTGCTCGCCGACGCGCTCATCGGCCGCGTCAACGGTCGGGTGCCGCACACGACGACGCTGCGCTCGCCCGAGCACGACGACGGCTCGCTGCTCGCGGCTGCCGTGCGGGGCGAGGGCCGCTTCCGCGTCGCCGTGCTGACGGGCGGCACCCCGTGGGACGAGGTCGCCGACATCCGCATCGCCCCCGAGGCCTCCGACGCCGTCGCGGCCACGATCGCCGCGCTCGAGGCCGCGGGCCACGAGGTGGGCGAGGTGGCGCTGCCGGATGCGACGGGCTACGCGGCCGCGTTCACGGCGCTCTGGCAGGGCGGGGCCGCCACCGTGCCCGTGCCGCGCGAGGAGCGGCACCTGCTCGAGCCGCTCGCGCGCTGGATCATCGAGGGCAGCGACCACCTGGGCGCCGGCGGCCTCGCGAGCGCGCAGCTGTGGGCGACCGACTTCGAGCGGCGCGTGCTCGCGGCCTTCGCGCCGTGGGACGCCGTGCTCACGCCCGCGACGGCGCTCACGCCCCGCCCGCTCGAGTGGTACCCGTTCGAGGACGGCGAGGCCGACTTCCACGCGCAGGTGCTGCACACGCCGCACACCTCGTTCGTGAACCTCACGGGCCTGCCGGCGATCACGCTGCCCGTCTCGCGCACCGGCGACGGCCTGCCCATGGGCGTGCAGCTCATCGGGCGACCCGGCGAGGAGGCGACGCTGCTCGCGATCGGCCGCCAGCTCGAGCGGCGCATCCCGTGGGAGCGGCGGGTCGTCGACCGGATGCGGGCGTAG
- a CDS encoding iron chelate uptake ABC transporter family permease subunit, protein MAEAGVGSVAAAQARGRRGPGARSAVTRLAPPPAATAAPRAPHRPARWALAALAALLLLTAVAAACVGAAGVAPADALGAIAARVTGDASPLDAIGDAIVVDLRVPRILAACAVGAGLAIVGVVMQALVRNPLADPYLLAVSSGASVGAVLVLVSGVALLLPVAAFGGALLALLATLGLAGAAGGATPTRTVLSGVVVAAAASAVVSLVIFWRADGDAYREILAWLLGSLASASWQSAPVALAGVALALPLLASGRMLDALALGDAAAGALGVDVRRTRSTLLVACALVTGALVSVSGAIGFVGLVVPHAVRLLVGANHARLLPAAALAGALVLLVADTVARAAFDPRELPVGIVTALLGAPAFAALMLTGRVRA, encoded by the coding sequence ATGGCGGAGGCCGGGGTCGGCTCGGTCGCGGCCGCGCAGGCTCGTGGCCGACGCGGTCCGGGAGCTCGATCTGCCGTGACCCGCCTCGCTCCCCCGCCCGCCGCGACCGCCGCGCCGCGAGCCCCGCACCGCCCGGCGCGCTGGGCGCTCGCCGCGCTCGCGGCGCTGCTGCTGCTCACGGCGGTCGCCGCCGCCTGCGTCGGCGCGGCGGGCGTCGCCCCGGCGGATGCGCTGGGCGCCATCGCGGCGCGGGTCACGGGCGACGCCTCCCCGCTCGACGCGATCGGCGACGCGATCGTCGTCGACCTGCGGGTGCCGCGCATCCTCGCCGCGTGCGCCGTCGGCGCGGGCCTCGCCATCGTCGGCGTCGTCATGCAGGCGCTCGTGCGCAACCCGCTCGCCGACCCGTACCTCCTCGCCGTCTCGTCCGGCGCATCGGTGGGCGCCGTGCTCGTGCTCGTCTCGGGCGTCGCGCTGCTGCTGCCCGTCGCGGCCTTCGGCGGCGCGCTGCTCGCGCTGCTCGCGACGCTCGGGCTCGCGGGCGCGGCGGGCGGCGCGACGCCGACCCGCACGGTGCTCTCGGGCGTCGTCGTCGCCGCGGCCGCGTCGGCAGTCGTGAGCCTCGTGATCTTCTGGCGCGCGGATGGCGACGCCTACCGCGAGATCCTCGCGTGGCTGCTCGGCTCGCTCGCCTCCGCCTCCTGGCAGAGCGCACCCGTCGCGCTCGCGGGCGTCGCGCTCGCGCTGCCGCTGCTCGCGAGCGGCCGGATGCTCGACGCGCTCGCGCTCGGCGACGCGGCGGCCGGCGCCCTCGGCGTCGACGTGCGCCGGACCCGCTCGACCCTGCTGGTCGCCTGCGCGCTCGTCACCGGCGCGCTCGTCTCGGTCTCGGGCGCCATCGGCTTCGTGGGCCTCGTCGTGCCGCACGCCGTGCGCCTGCTCGTGGGCGCGAACCACGCGCGACTGCTGCCCGCCGCCGCGCTCGCGGGCGCCCTCGTGCTGCTCGTCGCCGACACCGTGGCCCGCGCGGCGTTCGATCCGCGGGAGCTGCCCGTCGGCATCGTCACGGCGCTGCTCGGCGCGCCCGCGTTCGCGGCCCTCATGCTCACCGGGCGGGTGCGGGCGTGA